The stretch of DNA GCCTCGTGTAAACCGGTCCGGAGCTTTCCTGCTTGGGTTTCAATCCATTGACCCGTTCCGCCATCGCTCGAATGTGATCCGGGGTCGTCCCACAGCAACCGCCCAGGATATTGACCCAGCCGTTATCGGCATATTCGCCAACGATGTCGGCCATCGCCTTGGGGCCCAGGTCGAACTGGCCCATGTCGTTTGGCAAGCCCGCGTTCGGGTGACAACTGACCGGGATATCCGCGACGTTGGATAGTTCTTCCAGGTGCGGACGCATCACGTCAGGCCCGAGCGCGCAATTCATTCCGATCGAAAGCATCGGAAAGTGTTCCAGTGCCGTGAAAAATGCCTCGACGGACTGGCCGCTGACAAACGTCCGACCGCCTTTGTCGAACGTGCCACTGACCATCACCGGGACACGTCGTCCGCCGGCATTGAAAAAATCTTGAATCGCGAACAAACACGCTTTCAAGTTCAGGGTGTCGATCGCCGTCTCTGGCAACAACATGTCGACACCGGCATCAACCAATGCCTTGACTTGAAATCGATAACTGTCGCGCATCTTTTCGAACGTCGTTTTCCGATGGGCCGCATCGTCGACGTCGGTGCTGATCGCCAATTGCATCGCCGTTGGACCGATCGAACCGGCAACAAAACGAGGCTTGTCCGGCGTTTTCTCGGTGAACTCCTCGGCAGCTTTCTTTGCGCATCGAACCGCCGCATGGTTGATTTCCGCAATCAACTCGTCGGACATATTGAATTCGATCGCGCCGACCGGAGACGCGCCAAAAGAATTCGTCTCGACGATATCCGAACCGGCTTCGAAATAGGCTCGGTGAATATCGGTGATCTTTTCAGGGTGCGTCAGACAGAGCACATCGCTGAAATTCTTCAAGTCGATGCTAGCATCGTGGTCCGCAAATCGGTCACCACGCACGCCCGCTTCATCCAGTTTCAAGCGTTGGATCATGGTGCCCATCGCACCGTCGAGCAATAGAATTCGCTCGCGGACAAGTTGCTGAAGAAGATGGCTGGTCGAATCAGGTTGAAGCATCGTTAATCTGCACGAACATGGGGTATTCAGTAACCGGCATTGTCTTGTGGTTAAGGCAAATTCACAAGTCGAACCGTAAAAGGATCGCCGAGTTCCGGCACCGCCGTGAACCGCGATCGCGAAAGAGAATTTTTGTGTCGGAACATCAGCCTTGCTTTCGTCGGGCCAGTTTCGCTATTCCGCAATAGCCTAAAGATCGACAGGGTCTTTCTGGGATCAAATTGAAATCATTGACGGACAAAAGCGGGCCACTCGCTGCGGAAATTCACGGATGGATTACGAACGAGACACAACTGAGAACGGGAAGAGCGCACGCCGAAACTGGCGTCGCGGCAAACCGACCTCGAATCCTAGCTCAGACAGCGTGCCGGCGCCTCCAATCGAGCCTTCCCCCGCACCAGAGCAACCCAGCGGGGAAATCCCCACCCTTTTCGAGCTTCCTGACTGCACTTCGGAAGGAATCCATCGACGACAAGAGGCGCAAATGCACCTCTATGACCTCCATCGCCCCCATTCCGGGCCACCGGCAAGCCACCTCGACCCGCCGTCGGGCAATTTCAGCAAGCTTTCCTCGCCGACGCCACATACCCCAGAGGGGACAACTCCCTCGCTGGATATCATCGACCCGAGTTTAGCGAACGGGGAAAACGCGGATCACGTAGCTCGCAGCGATACATTCGAATCACCAGATCAGCCCCCAGAACGAATCGCCGCTTATCACCCCGATGATCCACCCAAGTGGGCCGACTCGGGACGATCGGCATGGCACACCCGCGCCGGCATAGGCGTGTTGATGTTTGCCTTACTAACCCTTTCGTACATGTTCGGAAAACGATCGCACACGCCCCAAAACGACAACGACGCGACGATCGCTGAATTGACGATCAGCGAGGACGATTCTGTTGTCATGATCGCCGACGAAATCCTCGAGACCCCGGACGCAGTGGAACAAGTGGCCGCCGACGTCTCGGATGCTGAATCATCCCAAATCGCCACGGCGGGCGTTTCGCCGACCGACCCAACAATCCAACCCTCCGATGTCGATCCCCTGTCATCGCAGTCCACCGACGATCTGTTGGCTCGGATCGCAGACGCGGCGCAGTCGGTCCCCCCGCCAACGAATGCATCGAATGAAATCGTGGGTGCCCCCCCTCTCCCGATCACGCAGCCATCACGCGATTCCTTGTCGGCTCCAATCACCGCTCCTTTGTCTTCGCCTCTGACCGACGATCAGACTTCGGCGATGGAGTCACTGAATCCTGAATCCATCACCGAGCCTCAATTTGGACTCGACCGTTCGATCGATTCCGTAGTCTCTTACCGCGAAAACACGCAACGCGACGAAAGCGCCGCAGAGCATGACGAACACGATCTTCCGCAAGGGATGGCGGATCGCTTAAAGCTAGAAGATGGCCTGCGTTATACCGACACGCCTTATCCGATCGGTAACTTTCTTGAAATCTTGAAGGCCTGGGAAGCGTCTGAATTGCGCTAGTTCTGCGACGACGGAGTCTTTTGAATCAGTATGAGTATCAAACAATCATTTATCGGCGCCTATGCGCGCCAACGAGCCGGCCGACGTCCCGATCCGCACAACACCCCAGCGCCGGTCCAACGTCAACCGCAGTCGTCGGAGCCGCTGGTCGGTGACGATGACGCATCGAACCTAGAAACGCAAACATGGATCGAAGGCAAAGACGACAAGGTCTTGCGCATCGATCAACCTGCGACATCGGACGAAGGACCGGTCGCAGCGGAACCGTCGGCCGTCCCATCGGAACACGAAACAGAATCGTGGGCGAACCAGTCGATCGCGGAACAGTGGCTGGCGACCGAATCACATGTGATCACGGCCCCCCTGCTTGACCCGAGCTTCCAGAACGCTGTATTCGAGCAAGGTTTTACCGAGTCGCAACCGCCGGATGATGAAGCGCCTCAAACGGACACTCGTCATCACACGCGCCAATCATCGCCCGCTTCATCAAACGATGAAACGGTCGTAGCTGCTGACGAAGATTGGGTCGCCGAAGAACAGCCGGTCGCCGAAACAATCGACCACACGGCGTCTGCGGTCACGGAGCCTGAATCACCTGCGCTGCGATGGAGTGGTGCGGCCTGGGAAGTCGACGCGTTCTCGATCCCTCGGCATGTCGCGGATACGTTCTTCGAAGAGAAATTCTTTCGTTCGATCGCCGATCATCTCGGCCAATCGGTTCGCTCCGGACTACGCAGCATTTTGGTCACCAGTTTGTGCGATGGCGAAGGGCGCTCGACCACCACCCTGGGGACCGCGATCGCGGCAGCCGCGACCGGACTATCCGTTGCGATTATCGATGTTGATTTCGACGCACCCGGCCAAGCCGAACAGTTGCGTTTGGACATCGATTCCGACTGGGTCACCGCGATTCGTCAGGGCCAACCTCTCGAATCAATTGCGATCGCATCCTTGGAAGATGGCGTGACGTTGCTACCGTTGCTGTATTCCGACGAAAGCTCTGTACCGGCAACGTCCATGGACCTCGATCGTCTGATCGATCACCTCCATGGTTGCTTCGACCTAATCCTATTCGATGGTCCGGCGGTCAATTCCTGGGCAACAGCTCGACTGGCGTCGTCCGTGGATTCCTGTCTCATTGTGCGTGATGCCCGTCTGACAGGGAAATCGAATGTCGCCCTTGCCGCGGCCACCCTTCGTCGCCAGGGCGTACAGGGAATCGGTGTGGTCGATAATTTCGCCTAAGGCGACGCTTTGCCCGGTCAACCGGCGTTTGACTGGCCAATGATGATTGGAAACCCAAGAAGGGACGGCGCCATCGTCGCGTCTGATCTATCATAAACGCGAGTGTTCCGTTGATTTTCGGCTGCGCACCAGCCGAAAGGCTACGGTCACGTTTGTCCCGAGATCTCTTGGGTGAATGCATGCCGGCTAATGGAGCACACTCGAATCCATCGTCGATTGGCTCCCCCAGCCACACCAATTCGCTTTGCCCTAACTCCAGAAGAATAGACGCCGCGGCCGCGCATTTTTTCGGTCGCTGGCGTAGACTGGTTGCATCCTTTGCCGGTTAGATCGGCACTAAAACTCAGTCACAATCTAATCTTCGGTTGGCATCGTGCCGCGACAGTCTTCTAGGATCAAGTTGCCCCGGGCGGCATTCGCCTTCGTCACAAGTCTGTTGGCCGTATCTACCTTGGCGTCCATTGGTTGCCGTTCGCAATCTCCGCAGGAAAACGCTCAATCGGTTGCGAAAGAGTCCGAGTCTTCACCGACGATCGGTCACGATGGCCCCGCTGCCGAACCGAGCGACTTCGAACCGGACCAAGTCGATCCGAGCAGCGTCCATCGGAGTACTGATCCGACGGCGTCTTCCTTGAAAGGATTTCCCGAAGGTTTCGTTGGAACCGCGACCTGCGCCCGCTGCCACCAACCACAATACGAGAGCTATCTCAAAACTCACCACAGTCGATCACTTCGTCCGGCTTCAGCAGATGACAGCGTTTCCGGGAAAGCATTCGACCACCCGAAAAGCCAACGCAGCTATCGGATTGTTAAGAACGGTGAGCAAACGTTTCACCATGAAGAGCGTTATTTTGGTGCCTCACCTCTGACGAATGACCGAATTGTGACCGGACACTATCCGGTCGAATTTGTAATGGGCAGCGGCGCGTTCGCCAAAGCCTACCTAGTGCGTGACGGCGACTACTTGCTGCAAAGTCCTATCACCTGGTACGCCGGTGCCAAAGAATTTGAAATCGCGCCCGGATACGACTCTCCCAATCAAGTCGGTTTTCGTCGTGTTGTGACCGAAGGCTGCATGTTCTGCCATGCGGGAATTGTGTCAACCGAAAACGAGAATCCCAATCGCTTCGCCGTCCATGAACATGCGATCGGCTGTGAGCGTTGCCATGGAGCCGGGCAACAACATGCAAACCTCTACCAATCGGTGAGCCAAACGGCGACACCGATCGAGACGTCTCAGTCCGCCATATTCAATCCACGTGATAGCGACCGAGTACTCTCCGAAGCGGTTTGTGCTCAATGCCATCTTGATGGCGATGTCACCGTCTTCGCCACCAGCGTCGCCGATGGTTCGAACCCCGGCGACAAGGATGTGCAGTCCTACCATATCGGTCACTGGGACTTCCGTCCCGGTGACGACCTCGGTCGATTGCGTACGGACTACAAAGGCGTTGGTGACTTGGCGAACGACAAAACGTTCTCCAACCATTTCGATCAAATGTGGAAAAGTGACTGCTACATTCAATCGACCACGCTAACCTGCATCACCTGCCACGACCCTCACGGCGGCGCCATTCCCGAAGACAAAGTATCGCACTTCCGCAAGCTCTGTTTAGATTGTCACGGAGACATCGACTGCGAGGTTCCACATGATCGCCGAGTCGAACGTAACGCGAACGATTGCGCCGACTGCCACATGCCACATCGACCAAGCGATGTCCCACACACTTCGACGACGAATCACCGGATCGCGGTTTATCACGACGACGATTCGTCTGATACTTCCACCGGCTTGACTGCCGACTCGGAAACCAACATTCGGGTACTTCGACGTGTCGATGCCGCCAATGACCTAGGCGATGACGAACAGCGGCGACGCGACCAACTCGCGAAAGCAAAACTAGCGATCCTCAAAGTGTTCGAGGGCAACGACCAGCCCATCCTTTCGATTGACACCCACCAGTTAACCGAATCGCTGTCCGACTTGCCGCCCCATCATGCCATCATCGCCAAAGCCGCCTTCCGTCGAGGCCAGGCATTACAACGAAGCGAAGACGCTTCGCCCGACGAAATCAAACGCGAGTTCAATCGAGCCCACCACTTCGCCGTCAAAGCCCTCCGGGAAATCCAATCGCCAACCTTGCAACGCCAGGAACTGTTGGAACTACTGGCCGACAAACGAATGACCGACGAAGCCTTCGGTGAAGCGGTCGCGTTGTACGAAGAACTGGTTCGCATTCGCCGCGATCCACGCGACTGGTTCAACCTCGCACTTTGCTACGCCCAGCAAAAACGAATCGCCGACGCCGAGGCTGCGTTGCAACGTGCGATTCGGATGGACCCGGCTTACGCGAAACCCTATGGGTCACTCGCCAAAATTTACATGCATCTCGATGTCTCTATGGCCCAGCAATACGATGCACTATTTCGATTACTCGATCGGAAGCCGTGAGAAAAAATTGAAGGCACGTGACGCGTGATCGCATGGCACGTCGCCGTTCGATGGAATGTAATTGGAAGCCCCTCCCTGTCTCCCCCCCAAACTCCAGTCTTCCCTGCCATGGTCAGACCGCCATTCGATGGTTTCTCCTTAAGTTGTCGGTTCACGAAACGCGTCGCAACTCGTTGCATCATCACCTTCCTTGCGTTGGTACTATTGCTGATTGGTATCGAACGATCTGCCGCGGCGGATCGACCTAACGTCCTCATGATCTTGGTCGATGACCTAAAGCCGGCGATGGGGTGCTATGGAGACCGATTCGCCAAGACGCCTCATCTTGATGCCTTAACGTCACGAGGCATGCGGTTTGATGCGGCTTACTGCAACCAGGCGGTTTGTGCGCCTTCGCGTTTCACGTTGATGCTTGGCTCACATTCGACTTCGACAGGTCTTTACGGCTTGGGAAGCCAATTGCGGCAAATCATTCCCGATGCGGTCACGCTCCCACAACACTTTGCCAAGCACGGGTACCACACCGAATCTCTTGGCAAGATTTTCCATATCGGCCATGGCAACCACGGTGATCCCGCTTCCTTCTCGGTCCCCCACTTCAAAGAAAAGGTCATCGAGTACAACGAACCGGAAAGTACCGATGGTGGCAAACTCACTCGTGAAGAAGCGTTCTTTACCAATCAACAACTCGATCGTATCCGCAGCCTGCCACGCGGTGCTGCTTATGAAAGCCCAGACGTCCGAGACGATGCCTATGCCGATGGACGCGTCGCCGACGAGACAATCCGGCGTTTGAAGTCAGCCAAGCAGCGTCTTGAGAGAGATGGAACACCGTTTTTCATCGCGGCTGGCTTCGCAAGACCGCACCTTCCTTTTAGTGCTCCCAAAAAATATTGGGATCTGTTCGATGCGAACGAATTGCCGCTTCCACAGCATGAATCGCTGCCAAACGATGCGCCAGGCGTCGCCGGAAAGCGTGGCGGGGAAATCACCAACTACAAACCCGTCCCCGAAGATGCCAACGCACCGTTCAGTGAAGAACTGAAACGAAATCTCATCCATGGCTATTACGCTAGCACCGCCTACGTCGATGCCCAGATCGGCAAAGTGCTTCGCGGCTTGGACGAAACCGGATTGGCCGACAATACCATCATCGTCCTCTGGGGTGATCACGGCTTTCACCTAGGTGATCTTGGGATTTGGACCAAACACACCAATTACGAACAAGCGACTCGAATTCCGATCGTCATCGTCGCACCGGGCGTAACGCCACCTAAATCTTCGACTAAACAGTTAGCCGAAAGCGTCGACATCTATCCAACGCTTGCGGAACTCGCAGGTCTTCCACGACCGACCGGACCGCAGTCGATCGATGGTGTGTCGCTAGTCCCAGTTCTGGAAAATCCAGAAGCTCGCGTTCGCGACCACGCGTTCCATGCCTATCCAAAGCGAACGCTCGGCCGTGCCATTCGCACCGATCGTTATCGCTTGGTCCAATGGAAATCTCCGCAGGCTGACGAAGCCTCGGCGGAATACGAGTTGTACGATTATCAAACCGATCCCGTTGAAACTCAAAACCTGGCCGGCTCACGTCCCGCAGTGATGTCGCGTCTGAAAGCGATCTTGGCAAAGTACCCCGAGGCGGTTTCGCGGAATCCGAAGCAATCCAACAAGTCCGCTAAGACGCCACCGATTGCAAACCGATCCATCGATATCGACGTGACCGTTAAAGGGGCCAACCCATCCGGAGTCGTCCTGGCCCAGGGCGGTAACCAACTCGGCTACGCGCTTCATTTAATCGATGGGCACCCGGTCTTTGACGTTCGGATCGACGGAAAAGTCACTCGGCTGCGATCGACGATCCGGGTCAGTGGACGCACCCGCTTGCAGGCCAGCCTGGACGAACAGAAGATGACCTTGGCAATTCGTGGCGGAACGCCAATCGAGATAGCCTCCCCGGGTTTGCTGCCATCGCAGCCGATCGATGGGCTATCGGTAGGATTCGATGATCGCTCCGCCGCCGGTGACTATACCGCGCCGAATGAATTTAACGGAACGATTGTCAAACAACGCGTGTCAGTTGGAGAACCGGTACCGACCGAAATCGCAAGCTTCTCTAGCCGACCGGGTCGCTGGACCGCCAAACGAGCAAACCGCTGGTACGATCAAATCGAATGGCCTATCGGCGCGAATTATGTTCCCTCATCGGCGATCAACCAATTGGAAATGTGGCAAGCGGATACGTTTGATCCCGAAACAATCGATCGTGAACTTGGCTGG from Roseiconus lacunae encodes:
- a CDS encoding division plane positioning ATPase MipZ, whose product is MSIKQSFIGAYARQRAGRRPDPHNTPAPVQRQPQSSEPLVGDDDASNLETQTWIEGKDDKVLRIDQPATSDEGPVAAEPSAVPSEHETESWANQSIAEQWLATESHVITAPLLDPSFQNAVFEQGFTESQPPDDEAPQTDTRHHTRQSSPASSNDETVVAADEDWVAEEQPVAETIDHTASAVTEPESPALRWSGAAWEVDAFSIPRHVADTFFEEKFFRSIADHLGQSVRSGLRSILVTSLCDGEGRSTTTLGTAIAAAATGLSVAIIDVDFDAPGQAEQLRLDIDSDWVTAIRQGQPLESIAIASLEDGVTLLPLLYSDESSVPATSMDLDRLIDHLHGCFDLILFDGPAVNSWATARLASSVDSCLIVRDARLTGKSNVALAAATLRRQGVQGIGVVDNFA
- a CDS encoding cytochrome c3 family protein, whose product is MAVSTLASIGCRSQSPQENAQSVAKESESSPTIGHDGPAAEPSDFEPDQVDPSSVHRSTDPTASSLKGFPEGFVGTATCARCHQPQYESYLKTHHSRSLRPASADDSVSGKAFDHPKSQRSYRIVKNGEQTFHHEERYFGASPLTNDRIVTGHYPVEFVMGSGAFAKAYLVRDGDYLLQSPITWYAGAKEFEIAPGYDSPNQVGFRRVVTEGCMFCHAGIVSTENENPNRFAVHEHAIGCERCHGAGQQHANLYQSVSQTATPIETSQSAIFNPRDSDRVLSEAVCAQCHLDGDVTVFATSVADGSNPGDKDVQSYHIGHWDFRPGDDLGRLRTDYKGVGDLANDKTFSNHFDQMWKSDCYIQSTTLTCITCHDPHGGAIPEDKVSHFRKLCLDCHGDIDCEVPHDRRVERNANDCADCHMPHRPSDVPHTSTTNHRIAVYHDDDSSDTSTGLTADSETNIRVLRRVDAANDLGDDEQRRRDQLAKAKLAILKVFEGNDQPILSIDTHQLTESLSDLPPHHAIIAKAAFRRGQALQRSEDASPDEIKREFNRAHHFAVKALREIQSPTLQRQELLELLADKRMTDEAFGEAVALYEELVRIRRDPRDWFNLALCYAQQKRIADAEAALQRAIRMDPAYAKPYGSLAKIYMHLDVSMAQQYDALFRLLDRKP
- a CDS encoding RodZ family helix-turn-helix domain-containing protein — translated: MHLYDLHRPHSGPPASHLDPPSGNFSKLSSPTPHTPEGTTPSLDIIDPSLANGENADHVARSDTFESPDQPPERIAAYHPDDPPKWADSGRSAWHTRAGIGVLMFALLTLSYMFGKRSHTPQNDNDATIAELTISEDDSVVMIADEILETPDAVEQVAADVSDAESSQIATAGVSPTDPTIQPSDVDPLSSQSTDDLLARIADAAQSVPPPTNASNEIVGAPPLPITQPSRDSLSAPITAPLSSPLTDDQTSAMESLNPESITEPQFGLDRSIDSVVSYRENTQRDESAAEHDEHDLPQGMADRLKLEDGLRYTDTPYPIGNFLEILKAWEASELR
- a CDS encoding sulfatase-like hydrolase/transferase: MVRPPFDGFSLSCRFTKRVATRCIITFLALVLLLIGIERSAAADRPNVLMILVDDLKPAMGCYGDRFAKTPHLDALTSRGMRFDAAYCNQAVCAPSRFTLMLGSHSTSTGLYGLGSQLRQIIPDAVTLPQHFAKHGYHTESLGKIFHIGHGNHGDPASFSVPHFKEKVIEYNEPESTDGGKLTREEAFFTNQQLDRIRSLPRGAAYESPDVRDDAYADGRVADETIRRLKSAKQRLERDGTPFFIAAGFARPHLPFSAPKKYWDLFDANELPLPQHESLPNDAPGVAGKRGGEITNYKPVPEDANAPFSEELKRNLIHGYYASTAYVDAQIGKVLRGLDETGLADNTIIVLWGDHGFHLGDLGIWTKHTNYEQATRIPIVIVAPGVTPPKSSTKQLAESVDIYPTLAELAGLPRPTGPQSIDGVSLVPVLENPEARVRDHAFHAYPKRTLGRAIRTDRYRLVQWKSPQADEASAEYELYDYQTDPVETQNLAGSRPAVMSRLKAILAKYPEAVSRNPKQSNKSAKTPPIANRSIDIDVTVKGANPSGVVLAQGGNQLGYALHLIDGHPVFDVRIDGKVTRLRSTIRVSGRTRLQASLDEQKMTLAIRGGTPIEIASPGLLPSQPIDGLSVGFDDRSAAGDYTAPNEFNGTIVKQRVSVGEPVPTEIASFSSRPGRWTAKRANRWYDQIEWPIGANYVPSSAINQLEMWQADTFDPETIDRELGWAADIGMNTMRVFLHDIPWKTDSQEFFNRVDRYLEIADKHGIRTMFVFFDGVWHPYPKAGPQPEPTPGVHNSGWVQSPGRDILQDPSKQDALKPYVQSVLTRYKNDHRVLVWDLFNEPDNPNFNAYGGGGAKIELDQPEKTKFALRLVEKSFAWAREVDPSQPLTVGVWRGDYLTHPTEYQRACLENSDVISFHSYEPETKTRQLIEGLAQFGRPMLCTEYMARGNQSTFEDILPLLQMHDVAAYNWGFVNGRSQTIYPWDSWKKAYTEQPDPWFHDIFDTDGTPYRVEETKLIQELSTASKKSSAGK